A genome region from Cytophagales bacterium includes the following:
- a CDS encoding DUF1987 domain-containing protein, with product MKNLNIEKTPDSPAVNFNADSGILEIKGRSIADDIVHFYRPILSWIDNYCKKPHQKTVMKMFFVYYNTGTSKSISEILKKLDELHKKGFDVKVCWYYDEGDESAMEDGEDFKDYISVPIEVIESKI from the coding sequence ATGAAAAATTTAAACATAGAAAAAACCCCCGACAGCCCTGCAGTAAATTTCAATGCAGACAGCGGCATACTTGAAATTAAAGGCAGGTCAATAGCTGATGATATTGTACATTTTTACCGACCAATATTAAGCTGGATAGACAACTATTGCAAAAAACCCCATCAAAAAACAGTGATGAAAATGTTTTTTGTATATTACAATACAGGTACTTCAAAAAGTATATCAGAGATTTTAAAAAAATTAGACGAGCTCCATAAAAAGGGCTTTGACGTCAAAGTTTGTTGGTATTATGATGAAGGAGACGAAAGCGCTATGGAAGATGGAGAAGATTTCAAAGATTATATAAGTGTGCCAATTGAGGTAATTGAAAGTAAAATATGA
- the menB gene encoding 1,4-dihydroxy-2-naphthoyl-CoA synthase, with protein MKTKFPWKTIKEYKEILFQYYDGIAKISINRPEVHNAFTPLTVNEMSEALGLAHEDQKVGVVILTGEGGKAFCSGGDQSVRGHGGYVGHDGVARLNVLDFQKQIRSIPKPVLAMVAGWAIGGGHVLHVVCDLTIAADNARFGQTGPKVGSFDGGYGASYLARIVGQKKAREIWYLCEQYDAQEALQMGLVNKVVPLEKLEKTTVEWCKKILEKSPLAIRMLKSAFDAELNGQAGIQEFAGNATLLYYLSDEAKEGRDAFLEKRKPDFSKFTKFP; from the coding sequence ATGAAAACCAAATTCCCCTGGAAAACCATCAAAGAATATAAGGAGATCCTGTTCCAATATTATGATGGAATTGCCAAAATAAGCATCAACAGGCCCGAGGTTCACAACGCCTTTACCCCGTTAACTGTGAATGAAATGAGCGAAGCATTGGGTCTGGCTCATGAAGATCAGAAAGTAGGGGTAGTGATATTAACCGGAGAAGGCGGCAAAGCGTTCTGCAGTGGCGGAGATCAAAGTGTTCGAGGGCATGGAGGTTATGTCGGTCACGATGGCGTTGCACGACTCAATGTATTGGATTTTCAAAAACAGATCCGTTCCATTCCCAAACCTGTGCTAGCGATGGTTGCCGGCTGGGCAATAGGGGGAGGGCATGTATTGCATGTAGTTTGCGACCTTACCATTGCTGCGGATAATGCCCGGTTTGGGCAAACAGGCCCTAAAGTAGGCAGCTTTGACGGTGGATATGGCGCCTCTTATCTGGCTAGGATCGTTGGTCAGAAGAAAGCACGGGAAATATGGTATTTATGTGAACAATATGACGCACAGGAGGCTTTACAAATGGGACTGGTAAACAAGGTAGTACCCCTTGAAAAACTGGAAAAAACCACAGTAGAATGGTGTAAAAAGATCCTCGAAAAAAGTCCGCTCGCAATAAGGATGCTTAAAAGCGCCTTCGATGCAGAATTAAACGGCCAGGCCGGGATACAGGAATTTGCCGGGAATGCCACCCTGCTTTATTATCTCTCAGATGAAGCCAAGGAAGGCAGAGATGCTTTTTTAGAAAAAAGAAAGCCTGACTTCTCAAAGTTTACCAAATTCCCTTGA
- a CDS encoding AMP-binding protein, with translation MALIIGNKTLDYQQVKSINLDESKNHIPTNEYKTIKFCQEWMSGKTAFRVNTSGTTGKPRQITITRDHMITSAQSTGKTFGLEKGDSALVCLSTDHIAGIMMLVRGFELGLKLTVIPPTSDPLKDFPDNIRFDFTAFVPLQLHTIIKESPEKISILNKMKAIIVGGASVNDSLEKKVQIIKAPVYNTYGMTETASHIAIRRLNGPDRSAFYKIMDGVEIGIDQRNCLKIKSANNKWLITNDLVEISPPTGPPLTPSPPESEKRGIGETEKRGRQFTDSPIHPFIDSVRNNGGGGFRGAAFKWLGRIDNIINSGGVKVQVEKVEAALETVMTKLKHSNRLFVTGLPHPALGKTVAVVFEGKSFSREKKEKIKKALSQVLSKYEIPRYFYYLNKFKETPSGKIDIKKNTSVATI, from the coding sequence ATGGCTTTAATTATTGGAAATAAAACACTTGATTACCAGCAAGTTAAATCAATAAATTTAGACGAGTCTAAAAATCATATTCCTACAAATGAATATAAAACTATTAAGTTTTGTCAGGAATGGATGAGTGGGAAAACAGCGTTCAGGGTCAACACATCAGGCACTACAGGCAAACCCAGGCAAATAACCATTACGAGAGATCACATGATTACCAGCGCTCAATCAACAGGCAAAACTTTTGGTCTTGAAAAAGGAGACAGCGCATTGGTTTGTTTATCAACAGATCATATCGCTGGGATCATGATGTTAGTGAGAGGATTTGAATTGGGATTAAAATTAACAGTGATCCCGCCTACCTCTGATCCCTTGAAAGATTTTCCGGATAATATAAGATTTGACTTTACTGCTTTTGTTCCTCTTCAATTGCACACAATTATCAAAGAAAGTCCGGAGAAGATCAGTATTCTGAATAAAATGAAAGCCATCATAGTTGGCGGAGCATCCGTTAACGACTCATTGGAGAAAAAAGTACAGATCATTAAAGCGCCTGTGTACAATACATATGGTATGACAGAAACAGCATCGCACATAGCTATCCGAAGACTTAATGGACCTGACAGGTCAGCCTTTTATAAAATAATGGACGGTGTAGAAATAGGAATAGATCAGAGAAATTGCCTGAAAATAAAGTCTGCTAATAATAAATGGTTGATCACAAACGATTTAGTTGAAATCAGCCCCCCTACCGGCCCCCCTCTAACTCCAAGCCCACCTGAATCGGAGAAACGAGGAATCGGAGAAACGGAGAAACGGGGCAGGCAATTCACCGATTCACCGATTCACCCATTCATCGATTCGGTAAGGAATAATGGCGGGGGGGGATTTAGGGGGGCTGCTTTTAAATGGCTTGGCAGGATTGATAATATCATTAACAGTGGTGGCGTAAAAGTTCAGGTAGAAAAAGTTGAAGCCGCTTTAGAAACTGTCATGACTAAACTTAAACATAGTAACAGGTTGTTTGTAACAGGCCTCCCCCACCCTGCTTTAGGTAAAACTGTAGCTGTAGTTTTTGAAGGCAAATCATTTTCCAGGGAAAAAAAAGAAAAAATAAAAAAAGCGTTGTCACAGGTGTTAAGCAAATATGAAATACCGCGCTATTTTTACTATCTCAATAAATTTAAGGAAACACCTTCAGGTAAGATTGACATAAAGAAAAATACTAGTGTAGCAACAATTTAG